A genomic window from Silene latifolia isolate original U9 population chromosome Y, ASM4854445v1, whole genome shotgun sequence includes:
- the LOC141629347 gene encoding uncharacterized protein LOC141629347, translating to MAREVEKGERKGGVHQVGNRDSDRGTGGGGMGEDPLAGTGWKLPGEGVVKVNTDAGVVAGLGISLGAVARDSSGQLQWAVAFQMGADRSPKMAEAEAVLMGLKEAKRAGYARIIMESDCLNVITDLREKKTGRTDIFRVYDYIFSLCNSFISVVFSYVRRESNSVAHNVAHSVPWEYGRRAWIEDVPRNVLDAISSDLNGMN from the coding sequence ATGGCGAGAGAGGTGGAGAAGGGGGAGAGGAAGGGGGGCGTGCACCAGGTGGGAAATAGGGATAGTGATAGGGGAACTGGAGGAGGAGGAATGGGGGAGGACCCGTTGGCGGGGACTGGCTGGAAGCTACCTGGAGAGGGTGTAGTAAAGGTTAATACTGATGCCGGAGTTGTAGCAGGGTTGGGGATTAGCCTGGGTGCGGTGGCGAGAGATTCAAGTGGGCAATTGCAGTGGGCAGTGGCGTTTCAGATGGGGGCGGATAGGAGTCCAAAAATGGCGGAAGCAGAGGCGGTACTGATGGGTCTCAAGGAAGCTAAACGAGCCGGGTACGCGAGAATCATAATGGAGAGCGACTGCCTAAACGTTATTACGGACCTGCGGGAAAAGAAGACGGGAAGGACGGACATTTTCCGAGTTTATGATTACATCTTTTCTTTATGCAATTCTTTTATTTCAGTTGTTTTCTCTTATGTTAGACGAGAGTCGAATAGTGTTGCGCATAATGTGGCACATTCGGTACCGTGGGAGTATGGTAGGCGTGCTTGGATTGAGGATGTACCTCGTAACGTTCTTGATGCTATTTCTAGCGATCTTAATGGTATGAATTAA